One region of Babylonia areolata isolate BAREFJ2019XMU chromosome 29, ASM4173473v1, whole genome shotgun sequence genomic DNA includes:
- the LOC143274948 gene encoding uncharacterized protein LOC143274948 — protein sequence MKAGSKRRNLFRSNNVTSGDNGNLTPTTQKTGGQALEKSSPKTGQQGLRAFGNFFRRKRNRQVKPATTILPPVSQRVSETPRSTIPSDDGHTNFSPKLTRNVTVTRATIQRTSRSFRLTLLLMVVTIVFILSWIPPFVAMVWFFHVGYATPPKSYEIALRNYGSTGYILNHFANPIIYIALSSSFRENVSSLWRSLTSRFR from the coding sequence ATGAAGGCGGGGAGTAAAAGAAGAAACCTTTTCCGTTCGAATAATGTTACCAGTGGAGATAATGGAAATCTTACACCAACGACGCAGAAAACAGGAGGACAGGCGTTAGAGAAGTCCTCGCCAAAGACGGGTCAACAAGGACTTAGAGCATTTGGAAATTTTTTCAGAAGGAAACGAAACAGGCAAGTCAAGccagccaccaccatcctccctcctGTATCACAACGTGTCAGTGAAACACCCAGATCCACCATCCCTTCAGATGATGGACATACCAACTTCTCCCCAAAACTCACCAGAAATGTGACCGTCACCAGAGCAACCATTCAGCGAACCTCGCGCAGCTTCCGTCTGACGTTGTTGCTGATGGTAGTGACCATAGTGTTCATCCTCAGCTGGATCCCACCTTTTGTGGCCATGGTGTGGTTCTTCCATGTGGGCTACGCCACGCCGCCCAAATCGTATGAGATCGCGCTTCGGAATTACGGATCCACCGGCTATATTCTGAACCACTTTGCCAACCCCATCATTTACATTGCCCTCAGTTCTTCCTTCAGGGAAAATGTATCTAGCTTGTGGAGATCGCTAACAAGCAGATTCCGCTAA